Proteins co-encoded in one Halorussus vallis genomic window:
- a CDS encoding methylglyoxal synthase — MTRIALIAHDDEKPEILDLAREYESLLSTFDLVGTGTTGKLVAEETGLTVERKQSGPIGGDAQIGAEVADERIDGVVFLRDPLTAQPHEPDITALLRLCDVHDTPMATTRTSAEYLLDGLARETEADAERERAE, encoded by the coding sequence ATGACTCGCATCGCGCTCATCGCCCACGACGACGAGAAACCCGAGATACTCGACCTCGCCCGGGAGTACGAGTCGCTACTCTCGACGTTCGACCTCGTCGGCACCGGCACCACCGGCAAACTCGTCGCCGAGGAGACGGGCCTGACGGTCGAACGCAAGCAGTCCGGACCGATAGGCGGGGACGCCCAGATCGGCGCGGAAGTCGCCGACGAGCGAATCGACGGCGTCGTCTTCCTGCGGGACCCGCTGACCGCTCAACCGCACGAACCGGACATCACCGCGCTGTTGCGCCTGTGCGACGTCCACGACACGCCGATGGCGACGACCCGGACCTCCGCCGAGTACCTGCTCGACGGCCTCGCCCGCGAGACGGAGGCCGACGCTGAGCGGGAACGTGCGGAGTGA
- a CDS encoding RNA 2'-phosphotransferase, producing MTDPAFRCPTHGYVTPAESSDAGDAAACPECGRETERILSGERRRRLSKFVSGALRHFPEDAGLELDAAGWTDYDDLVAAVTRKYDWAEPEHVAAVVASDPKGRFERATPTESLARIRAAYGHSVDVDLDAETEFEADGEEVTGMAQAVEGAEAADAPRRGASARDVEVIPDALYHGTAPENVEAILSEGLKPMGRQEVHLSGTPAQAREVGRRHAADPALLEVNAAAMLADGNRISKRGPETYTADAVPPAYLDVREGGGRRER from the coding sequence ATGACCGACCCCGCCTTTCGGTGCCCGACACACGGCTACGTGACCCCTGCGGAGTCGTCCGATGCGGGAGACGCCGCGGCGTGCCCGGAGTGCGGCCGCGAGACGGAGCGCATTCTCTCGGGTGAGCGTCGCCGCAGGCTCTCGAAGTTCGTCAGCGGCGCGCTCCGCCACTTCCCCGAGGACGCGGGCCTCGAACTCGACGCGGCGGGGTGGACCGACTACGACGACCTGGTCGCCGCGGTGACCCGGAAGTACGATTGGGCCGAACCCGAGCACGTCGCGGCGGTGGTCGCGAGCGACCCGAAGGGCCGGTTCGAGCGAGCGACTCCGACGGAGTCGCTCGCTCGAATCCGGGCCGCCTACGGCCACTCGGTGGACGTGGACCTCGACGCCGAGACGGAGTTCGAAGCGGACGGTGAGGAGGTGACCGGAATGGCGCAAGCGGTCGAAGGGGCCGAAGCGGCCGACGCGCCGCGACGCGGCGCGTCGGCCCGCGACGTCGAGGTGATTCCCGATGCGCTCTACCACGGCACCGCGCCCGAGAACGTCGAGGCCATCCTGTCCGAGGGGCTGAAACCGATGGGCCGCCAGGAGGTCCACCTCTCGGGAACGCCCGCGCAGGCCAGGGAGGTCGGCCGCCGGCACGCGGCCGACCCCGCGCTCCTCGAAGTCAACGCCGCCGCGATGCTCGCCGACGGAAACCGAATCTCGAAGCGCGGCCCCGAGACGTACACCGCCGACGCGGTGCCGCCGGCGTACCTCGACGTTCGAGAGGGCGGTGGGCGACGGGAGCGATAG
- a CDS encoding single-stranded-DNA-specific exonuclease RecJ: MASAGPVPVLAERAVACADRLRDAEEVLLASHIDADGLTSAAVAAAALERAGIPFETVFSKQLDADEIAAIAATDYETVLFTDFGSGQLDIIAEHEAAGDFTPVIADHHQPADADTEHHLNPLLFDLDGSSELSGAGAAYVLARALEVDGGDNRDLAALAVVGAVGDMQTTDGELVGANDRIVAEGVEAGVLETATDLSMYGKQTRPLPKMLEYASDTRIPGITNNENGALRFLDGLDVELQTDAGEWRCWVDLTEDEQSTVSNALFRYVVDKKLPSRKIDRLFGTSYVLANETEGSELRDVSEFSTLLNATARYERADVGLAVCLRNVTDLGGREGALERARELLGNHRRNLSQGLQLVKREGVTKEDNVQWFHAEDRIRETIVGIVAGMAVGANGIERGTPIVAFADKNDEEVKVSARGTPSLTRQGLDLSVAMREASQAVGGDGGGHNVAAGATIPKGAEEEFVVQVNEIVGEQLE; this comes from the coding sequence ATGGCTTCCGCCGGTCCCGTCCCCGTACTCGCAGAACGCGCCGTAGCGTGCGCAGACCGACTGCGCGACGCCGAGGAGGTGCTGTTGGCCTCCCACATCGACGCCGACGGCCTGACCAGCGCCGCGGTCGCCGCCGCGGCGCTCGAACGCGCCGGCATCCCGTTCGAGACGGTCTTCAGCAAGCAGTTGGACGCCGATGAAATCGCGGCCATCGCGGCCACTGACTACGAGACGGTGCTATTCACCGACTTCGGGAGCGGCCAACTGGACATCATCGCCGAACACGAGGCGGCCGGCGACTTCACGCCGGTCATCGCCGACCACCACCAGCCGGCCGACGCCGACACCGAACACCACCTCAATCCGCTGCTGTTCGACCTCGACGGCTCCTCCGAGCTTTCGGGCGCGGGCGCGGCCTACGTCCTCGCGCGGGCGCTCGAAGTCGACGGCGGGGACAACCGCGACCTGGCGGCACTCGCGGTGGTCGGCGCGGTGGGCGACATGCAGACGACCGACGGCGAACTCGTCGGCGCCAACGACCGAATCGTCGCCGAGGGCGTCGAGGCGGGCGTGCTCGAAACGGCCACCGACCTGTCGATGTACGGCAAGCAGACCCGCCCGCTCCCCAAGATGCTGGAGTACGCCAGCGACACCCGCATCCCGGGCATCACGAACAACGAGAACGGTGCGCTCCGGTTCCTCGACGGGTTGGACGTGGAACTGCAGACCGACGCCGGCGAGTGGCGGTGCTGGGTGGACCTGACCGAGGACGAGCAGAGCACGGTCTCGAACGCGCTGTTCCGCTACGTCGTCGACAAGAAGCTCCCGTCGAGGAAGATCGACCGACTGTTCGGCACCAGCTACGTCCTCGCGAACGAAACGGAGGGGTCCGAACTCCGGGACGTGAGCGAGTTCTCCACCCTGCTGAACGCGACGGCGCGCTACGAGCGCGCGGACGTAGGGCTGGCGGTGTGTCTAAGGAACGTAACTGACCTAGGGGGTCGCGAGGGTGCGCTCGAACGCGCCCGGGAACTCCTCGGCAACCACCGCCGGAACCTCTCGCAGGGACTCCAACTCGTCAAGCGCGAGGGCGTCACGAAGGAGGACAACGTCCAGTGGTTCCACGCCGAGGACCGCATCCGCGAAACCATCGTCGGCATCGTCGCCGGGATGGCGGTCGGCGCGAACGGCATCGAGCGCGGCACGCCCATCGTCGCCTTCGCCGACAAGAACGACGAGGAGGTCAAGGTTTCCGCACGCGGGACGCCCTCGCTCACCCGCCAGGGCCTCGACCTCTCGGTGGCGATGCGCGAGGCATCTCAGGCGGTCGGCGGCGACGGCGGCGGCCACAACGTCGCGGCGGGCGCGACGATTCCGAAAGGGGCCGAAGAGGAGTTCGTCGTGCAGGTGAACGAGATTGTGGGCGAACAGTTGGAGTGA
- a CDS encoding ABC transporter ATP-binding protein yields the protein MSLITGTDVVKKYVTGGETVRALKGIDFAVERGEFVSIVGPSGSGKSTLLNVLGLLDTPSSGTVLLDGEDVGAMTAGERTDRRRETIGFVFQSFFLVPTLTARENVEVPRLLSGEPKATRRRATELLERMGLGERVDHYPDELSGGQKQRVAIARSLINEPDLLLADEPTGNLDRKTGDVILDEFGAICDDGVAVVTVTHDDYVAEYADRVVELVDGRLDPDGDLVGHRGGRSERARANPEGETDA from the coding sequence ATGTCGCTCATCACCGGAACCGACGTCGTCAAGAAGTACGTCACCGGCGGCGAAACCGTCCGCGCGCTCAAGGGCATCGACTTCGCCGTCGAGCGCGGGGAGTTCGTCTCCATCGTCGGCCCGAGCGGGAGCGGCAAGTCGACGCTCCTCAACGTCCTCGGACTGCTCGACACGCCGTCGAGCGGCACCGTCCTGCTCGACGGCGAGGACGTCGGGGCGATGACCGCCGGCGAGCGGACCGACCGGCGGCGCGAGACCATCGGGTTCGTCTTCCAGAGCTTCTTCCTCGTGCCGACGCTGACCGCGCGCGAGAACGTCGAGGTGCCCCGCCTGCTCTCGGGCGAACCGAAGGCGACCCGGCGCCGCGCGACCGAACTCCTCGAACGGATGGGGCTGGGCGAGCGGGTCGACCACTACCCCGACGAACTCTCGGGCGGCCAGAAACAGCGGGTCGCCATCGCCCGGTCGCTGATAAACGAACCCGACCTGCTACTGGCCGACGAACCGACGGGCAACTTGGACCGCAAGACGGGCGACGTCATCCTCGACGAGTTCGGCGCCATCTGCGACGACGGCGTCGCCGTGGTCACCGTGACCCACGACGACTACGTCGCCGAGTACGCCGACCGCGTCGTCGAACTCGTCGACGGGCGACTCGACCCCGACGGCGACCTGGTCGGCCACCGGGGTGGCCGGTCCGAGCGTGCCCGGGCCAACCCGGAGGGTGAAACCGATGCTTGA
- a CDS encoding ABC transporter permease: MLEPLWQRVPAFLMARRNLSRARTRTGLAVLAVVIGVVAISSLGMFGVAFKSAQLSTIGEIGSDLHVYPTGEKDPAMLTEQDIRTIDRLAGDAELVPFKRTSRRPADGGSSMVTVYGVEDPAALYDVADGSIPGNWRRGALVGQTFAERHDIEPGNKLELQRSTFRDGQHRWVTETYRVQAVLQDEGQAVIARPNDAVVLPIEQFEAEGYAQVVVRTGGAQEANETAMAIRGAFNDRRKVVGVFERAEVSEQIDEAFAQINLFLIGIGGISLVVAGVSITNVMLMSVIERRQEIGVLRAVGYHKMDVLRIMLAEAALLGLAGALLGTLFSFGVGALINGALLGDPLAFDAAALRYAAIGFGFGVGASVVGGLYPAWKAANAEPVEALRG; this comes from the coding sequence ATGCTTGAACCGCTGTGGCAGCGCGTTCCGGCGTTCCTGATGGCACGCCGGAACCTCTCGCGGGCCCGGACCCGGACCGGCCTGGCGGTGCTGGCGGTCGTCATCGGCGTCGTCGCCATCTCCTCGCTCGGGATGTTCGGCGTGGCGTTCAAGAGCGCTCAGCTGTCGACCATCGGCGAAATCGGGAGCGACCTGCACGTCTACCCGACGGGCGAGAAGGACCCGGCGATGCTGACCGAACAGGACATCAGAACCATCGACCGCCTCGCGGGCGACGCCGAACTCGTCCCGTTCAAGCGGACGTCGCGCCGGCCGGCCGACGGGGGAAGTTCGATGGTGACGGTGTACGGCGTCGAGGACCCCGCCGCGCTCTACGACGTCGCCGACGGCTCCATCCCCGGCAACTGGCGGAGAGGCGCGCTCGTCGGGCAGACGTTCGCCGAACGCCACGACATCGAACCCGGGAACAAACTCGAACTCCAGCGTTCGACGTTCCGCGACGGCCAGCACAGGTGGGTGACCGAGACCTACCGGGTGCAGGCGGTCCTCCAGGACGAGGGGCAGGCGGTCATCGCTCGACCGAACGACGCCGTCGTCCTCCCGATTGAGCAGTTCGAGGCGGAGGGGTACGCCCAGGTCGTGGTCCGCACCGGCGGCGCACAGGAAGCCAACGAAACCGCGATGGCGATTCGCGGTGCGTTCAACGACCGCCGGAAGGTCGTCGGCGTCTTCGAGCGCGCGGAGGTCTCCGAGCAGATAGACGAGGCGTTCGCCCAGATCAACCTCTTCCTCATCGGCATCGGCGGCATCTCGCTGGTGGTCGCGGGCGTGAGCATCACCAACGTGATGCTGATGAGCGTCATCGAGCGCCGCCAAGAGATCGGCGTGCTCCGGGCGGTCGGCTACCACAAGATGGACGTGCTCCGCATCATGCTCGCGGAGGCGGCGCTGCTGGGACTCGCGGGCGCCCTGTTAGGGACGCTGTTCAGTTTCGGCGTCGGCGCGCTCATCAACGGCGCGCTGCTGGGCGACCCGCTCGCGTTCGACGCGGCCGCGCTCCGCTACGCGGCCATCGGGTTCGGCTTCGGCGTCGGCGCGAGCGTCGTCGGCGGCCTCTATCCGGCGTGGAAGGCCGCCAACGCCGAACCGGTCGAGGCGCTCCGGGGCTGA
- a CDS encoding class I SAM-dependent methyltransferase, which translates to MTDERLEDLGDRFSRIAHHYDDKHGGEEKPIYNTCASLVVDHADPRPDDVVLDLGTGTGLIALALAGDAGHVVGRDISDGMIEEAQSKAADSDIENVEFGYGEFRDPEYDGEVDIVVSNFALHHLPDEEKREAIEAIAELGPRRFVLGDAMFFGSDDPEEPLFGHGVDAATVGMLVDVLTDVGFAVTAVERMHDQVGVLVAERAGNDAENDTLSTDSTPENSSC; encoded by the coding sequence ATGACGGACGAGCGTCTCGAGGATCTCGGCGATCGCTTCTCACGGATAGCCCATCACTACGACGACAAACACGGCGGTGAAGAGAAGCCGATCTACAACACGTGCGCTTCGCTCGTCGTCGACCACGCAGACCCTCGTCCCGACGACGTAGTCCTCGACCTCGGAACGGGGACGGGCCTGATTGCGCTCGCGCTGGCCGGGGATGCCGGCCACGTCGTCGGTCGCGACATCAGTGACGGAATGATAGAGGAGGCGCAGTCGAAGGCCGCCGACAGCGATATCGAGAACGTGGAGTTCGGCTACGGCGAGTTCCGCGACCCGGAATACGACGGCGAAGTAGACATCGTCGTCTCGAACTTCGCCCTTCATCATCTCCCCGACGAGGAGAAACGCGAGGCTATCGAGGCCATCGCCGAACTCGGCCCGCGTCGGTTCGTCCTCGGCGACGCGATGTTCTTCGGGTCGGACGACCCCGAAGAACCGTTGTTCGGCCACGGGGTCGATGCGGCTACCGTCGGAATGCTCGTGGATGTACTCACCGACGTTGGATTCGCGGTCACGGCAGTCGAGCGCATGCACGACCAGGTGGGTGTCCTCGTCGCCGAACGGGCCGGTAACGATGCGGAAAATGACACTCTCTCCACGGACTCCACGCCCGAGAACTCTTCCTGCTAG